A section of the Candidatus Latescibacterota bacterium genome encodes:
- a CDS encoding amidophosphoribosyltransferase: MLEDRPREECGIIGIFGHELAAELCYLGLYALQHRGQESSGITASDGAHMRSHIGMGLVGNVFNETNLSKLNGHLAIGHNRYSTTGRVSLVNAQPIVVDCKAGRLAIAHNGNITNALELRDAMEAKGHIFQSTSDSEVVLHRIARSEREDLRGMIGEAVDGLEGAFSLLILAKDRLFAYRDPHGFRPLCVGRLGDAWLVASESCAFDIVRGQYLRDVVPGELIMIDANGLHSTIVQSAGEAARCIFEFVYFARPDSIVFEENVDKVRRKLGKQLAREHPVEADFVIAVPDSSNSAALGYSLESGIRFEFGLIRNHYVGRTFISPKQSVRDSGVLIKYNPVRGVLRGKRVVVVDDSIVRGSTMRKLVRLLRDAGAKEVHLRISSPPITHPCFYGIDMPTKKELIRSRFDVDGIRDFLGVDSLAYLSMEGMLACAKSPDGFCTACFSGDYPVPVRAQGGKHRLDRDL, from the coding sequence GTGCTCGAGGACCGTCCCCGCGAGGAGTGCGGCATCATCGGCATCTTCGGCCACGAGCTCGCGGCCGAGCTCTGCTACCTCGGGCTCTACGCGCTCCAGCACCGCGGGCAGGAATCCAGCGGCATCACGGCCAGCGACGGCGCCCACATGCGCAGCCACATCGGCATGGGCCTGGTGGGGAACGTCTTCAACGAGACGAACCTGAGCAAGCTGAACGGCCACCTGGCCATCGGGCACAACCGCTACTCCACCACGGGACGCGTCAGCCTGGTGAACGCGCAGCCCATCGTGGTGGACTGCAAGGCCGGGCGGCTGGCCATCGCGCACAACGGGAACATCACCAACGCGCTCGAGCTGCGCGACGCGATGGAGGCCAAGGGGCACATCTTCCAGTCCACCAGCGACAGCGAGGTGGTGCTGCACCGCATCGCGCGCTCGGAGCGGGAGGATCTGCGCGGCATGATCGGCGAGGCCGTCGACGGGCTGGAGGGCGCCTTCAGCCTGCTGATCCTGGCCAAGGACCGGCTCTTCGCCTACCGCGATCCCCACGGCTTCCGGCCGCTCTGCGTGGGGCGGCTGGGCGACGCCTGGCTGGTGGCGAGCGAGAGCTGCGCCTTCGACATCGTGCGGGGGCAGTACCTGCGCGACGTGGTGCCTGGCGAGCTGATCATGATCGACGCGAACGGCCTGCACAGCACCATCGTCCAGAGCGCGGGCGAGGCGGCGCGCTGCATCTTCGAGTTCGTCTACTTCGCGCGGCCGGACAGCATCGTCTTCGAGGAGAACGTCGACAAGGTGCGGCGCAAGCTGGGCAAGCAGCTCGCGCGGGAGCACCCGGTGGAGGCGGACTTCGTCATCGCGGTGCCCGACTCGTCCAACAGCGCGGCGCTGGGCTACAGCCTCGAAAGCGGCATCCGCTTCGAGTTCGGGCTGATTCGCAACCACTACGTGGGGCGCACCTTCATCAGCCCCAAGCAGAGCGTGCGCGACTCCGGGGTGCTCATCAAGTACAACCCGGTGCGCGGCGTGCTGCGCGGCAAGCGGGTGGTGGTGGTGGACGACTCCATCGTCCGCGGCTCCACCATGCGCAAGCTGGTGCGTCTGCTGCGCGACGCCGGCGCGAAGGAAGTGCACCTGCGCATCAGTTCGCCGCCCATCACGCACCCGTGCTTCTACGGCATCGACATGCCCACCAAGAAGGAGCTGATCCGTTCGCGCTTCGACGTGGACGGCATCCGCGACTTCCTGGGCGTGGACTCCCTGGCCTACCTGTCCATGGAGGGCATGCTCGCCTGCGCCAAGAGTCCCGACGGCTTCTGCACCGCCTGCTTCAGCGGGGACTACCCCGTGCCCGTGCGGGCGCAGGGCGGCAAGCACCGGCTGGACCGCGACCTCTGA
- a CDS encoding PD40 domain-containing protein — MKRGLSSSALGLIALALLGLVGACDDNKGGTRPSTPAPLTEAKVLTLNLDAGAPVALEDTGSELAIAYSCLFEGSGDIFRLVLTDSDGDGLYDSYDTVEEYPNSNDTTIHYTRTDQTQFSTIGEYEVTEGASHFPSDPAGVFFAGPRQLFYDPTSDRIFYSMAYGTAAQIASTVAPLDATGGHTGDIVNEYDPALKDFSTDAGRAPNWQYWYTKRKVGTAWKFSGGLHAAVSPVLGGVRWLAYADSLLESYDHDGDELVGEDPVGAIEVVRDGLPDDGAPGILGEDDDGKGDGVDFDDLEVASMLVVDPPVYSLAWSMQNYVPAWDDDEDGRIDEDRLDSLDNDGDGLFDEDPKDPPFDDDGDGLADEDPIDGVDNDGDGLIDEDPYIGIDNDGDGFVDEDPLDSLDNDGDGLFDEDQPGDMNGDGYPGVPGDELDDGGPITSEDTLGDLEDPEVKHSNLRALGKATYDPTLDDDEDGISDEDADFAQNGIWVVRIGADGLPDSTATPINLTDDRGRQPFFNPTGSDLLYVVGGDIHRLTLEATADTVIVLSDENLTSSAALEAFPAYSDNGDRIVYSSSAHGSSDIYFMDAAGSVTRVTNAPGQELYPRFTPNGQQILYEGWLFPEGVRRVMITVEPLP; from the coding sequence ATGAAGCGTGGTCTTTCGTCCAGTGCCCTCGGCCTGATCGCCCTGGCGCTGCTGGGCCTGGTGGGCGCGTGCGACGACAACAAGGGTGGCACCCGTCCGTCCACGCCCGCGCCCCTCACCGAGGCGAAGGTGCTCACCCTGAACCTGGACGCCGGCGCGCCGGTGGCCCTGGAGGACACCGGGAGCGAGCTGGCCATCGCCTACAGCTGCCTCTTCGAAGGCAGCGGCGACATCTTTCGGCTGGTCCTGACCGACAGCGACGGCGACGGCCTCTACGACAGCTACGACACCGTGGAGGAGTATCCCAACTCCAACGACACCACCATCCACTACACGCGCACGGACCAGACGCAGTTCTCGACGATCGGGGAGTACGAGGTCACCGAGGGAGCGAGCCACTTTCCCAGCGACCCCGCGGGCGTCTTCTTCGCGGGTCCCCGCCAGCTCTTCTACGACCCGACCAGCGATCGCATCTTCTACTCCATGGCCTACGGGACGGCGGCGCAGATCGCGTCCACCGTCGCGCCGCTCGACGCCACCGGCGGGCACACCGGGGACATCGTCAACGAATACGACCCGGCGCTGAAGGACTTCTCGACGGACGCGGGCCGCGCGCCCAACTGGCAGTACTGGTACACCAAGCGCAAGGTGGGCACGGCCTGGAAGTTCTCCGGCGGGCTTCACGCCGCGGTGTCGCCCGTGCTCGGCGGCGTGCGCTGGCTGGCCTACGCGGACTCGCTGCTCGAAAGCTACGATCACGACGGTGACGAGCTCGTGGGCGAGGATCCCGTCGGCGCCATCGAGGTGGTCCGCGACGGGCTTCCCGACGACGGCGCCCCCGGCATCCTCGGCGAGGACGATGACGGGAAGGGCGATGGCGTCGACTTCGACGATCTCGAGGTGGCGTCCATGCTCGTGGTGGACCCGCCGGTCTACTCCCTGGCGTGGAGCATGCAGAACTACGTGCCCGCCTGGGACGACGACGAGGACGGCCGCATCGACGAGGACCGCCTCGACTCCCTGGACAACGATGGCGACGGCCTCTTCGACGAGGATCCGAAGGATCCGCCCTTCGACGACGACGGCGACGGCCTCGCCGACGAGGACCCGATCGACGGCGTCGACAACGACGGCGACGGCCTCATCGACGAAGACCCCTACATCGGCATCGACAACGATGGCGACGGGTTCGTCGACGAGGATCCGTTGGACTCTCTGGACAACGATGGCGACGGCCTCTTCGACGAGGACCAGCCAGGCGACATGAACGGGGACGGCTACCCTGGCGTTCCCGGTGACGAGCTGGACGACGGGGGACCGATCACCTCCGAAGACACGCTCGGCGATCTGGAGGACCCGGAGGTCAAGCACAGCAACCTGCGGGCCCTGGGCAAGGCTACTTACGATCCCACGCTGGATGACGACGAGGACGGCATCTCCGATGAGGACGCCGACTTCGCGCAGAACGGGATCTGGGTTGTGAGAATCGGCGCGGACGGGCTACCCGACAGCACGGCGACGCCCATCAACCTGACCGACGACAGGGGCCGCCAGCCCTTCTTCAACCCGACGGGAAGCGATCTGCTCTACGTGGTGGGTGGCGATATCCATCGCCTGACCCTGGAAGCCACCGCGGACACGGTGATCGTGCTCAGCGATGAGAACCTCACCAGCAGCGCTGCGCTCGAGGCATTCCCCGCCTATTCGGACAACGGGGATCGCATCGTCTACAGCTCGAGCGCCCACGGGAGCTCCGACATCTACTTCATGGACGCCGCGGGCTCGGTGACACGCGTCACCAACGCCCCGGGCCAGGAGCTCTACCCGCGATTCACTCCAAACGGACAGCAGATCCTCTACGAGGGCTGGCTGTTCCCCGAAGGTGTGCGCCGGGTGATGATCACCGTGGAACCGCTGCCCTAG
- a CDS encoding proline dehydrogenase family protein: MPTLFDRAIAGVLPAVPRPVVRKVSSRYIAGESFDDVVRIARELRGAGLRCTMDILGENTHSPEQARQAAADYLALVDRQAEVDVDRNVSIKLSQLGLALDRQLCLDGMRGIVARSAALGGKVRIDMEDSSLTDDTLWVYRSLREEFANVGVVLQAYLHRTLADVAALASLSPAPDYRLCKGIYVEPPEVAIQDHAGINRNFLAALGAMFDGGSYVGIATHDEALVEGAKAMIAERGLGPDRYEFQMLLGVQERLRDRIVAEGHPLRVYLPYGREWYAYCMRRLKENPSVAGHVFRAMFGQG, from the coding sequence ATGCCCACGCTCTTCGACCGCGCCATCGCCGGCGTCCTGCCGGCCGTCCCGCGTCCTGTGGTTCGCAAGGTGTCCAGCCGCTACATCGCCGGCGAGAGCTTCGACGACGTGGTGCGCATCGCCCGGGAGCTCCGCGGCGCGGGGCTGCGCTGCACCATGGACATCCTCGGGGAGAACACCCACTCGCCGGAGCAGGCCCGCCAGGCCGCGGCCGACTACCTGGCCCTGGTGGACCGCCAGGCCGAGGTGGACGTCGACCGCAACGTCTCCATCAAGCTGAGCCAGCTCGGCCTCGCCCTGGACCGCCAGCTCTGCCTCGACGGCATGCGCGGCATCGTCGCGCGCTCGGCGGCCCTGGGCGGCAAGGTGCGCATCGACATGGAGGACAGCAGCCTCACCGACGACACGCTCTGGGTCTACCGCAGCCTGCGCGAGGAGTTCGCGAACGTGGGCGTCGTGCTGCAGGCCTATCTGCACCGCACGCTGGCGGACGTGGCCGCGCTGGCCTCGCTCTCCCCCGCGCCCGACTACCGGCTCTGCAAGGGCATCTACGTGGAGCCGCCCGAGGTGGCGATCCAGGACCACGCGGGCATCAACCGCAACTTCCTCGCCGCGCTCGGCGCCATGTTCGACGGGGGCAGCTACGTGGGCATCGCCACGCACGACGAGGCGCTGGTGGAAGGCGCGAAGGCCATGATCGCCGAGCGCGGGCTCGGCCCCGACCGCTACGAGTTCCAGATGCTGCTGGGCGTGCAGGAGCGCCTGCGCGACCGCATCGTGGCGGAGGGACATCCCCTGCGCGTCTACCTTCCCTACGGCAGGGAGTGGTACGCCTACTGCATGCGGCGGCTGAAGGAGAACCCGAGCGTGGCGGGCCACGTGTTCCGGGCGATGTTCGGCCAGGGCTAG
- the trmB gene encoding tRNA (guanosine(46)-N7)-methyltransferase TrmB, with protein MFDPEIPASRPGPWDWADLFGRSAAVELELGFGKGRFLLESARAQPATDFVGVELSRKWFRDAKRRMQKHEDCPENLRIVCAEAMDLLARKVPDASLAALHVYHPDPWPKRRHHKRRLLGPRFLAEATRAIAPGGELRVTTDHAGYAARIAALLAAPPGFAAMDWPADALPNTHFEAKYRLEGRPIHRFRLRREES; from the coding sequence ATGTTCGACCCCGAGATTCCGGCCTCGCGTCCCGGTCCCTGGGACTGGGCGGATCTGTTTGGGCGCAGCGCCGCCGTGGAGCTGGAGCTCGGCTTCGGCAAGGGCCGCTTCCTGCTCGAGAGCGCCCGCGCGCAGCCCGCGACGGACTTCGTGGGCGTCGAGCTGTCGCGGAAGTGGTTTCGCGACGCCAAGCGCCGGATGCAGAAGCACGAGGACTGCCCGGAGAACCTGCGCATCGTCTGCGCCGAGGCGATGGATCTGCTCGCGCGCAAGGTGCCGGATGCTAGCCTGGCCGCGCTGCACGTCTACCATCCGGATCCCTGGCCCAAGCGACGGCACCACAAGCGGCGGCTGCTGGGCCCGCGCTTCCTCGCGGAGGCGACGCGCGCCATCGCCCCGGGCGGAGAGCTGCGCGTGACCACGGACCACGCCGGCTACGCCGCGCGGATCGCCGCGCTGCTGGCGGCGCCGCCGGGCTTCGCGGCGATGGACTGGCCGGCCGATGCGCTGCCCAACACGCACTTCGAGGCGAAGTACCGGCTGGAGGGACGGCCCATCCACCGCTTCCGCCTGCGCAGGGAGGAGTCCTAG
- a CDS encoding response regulator transcription factor yields MANERVLIVEDDRSTLRMLAESVEAAGYRANVERTAAAGVASARAQRPDLIILDLVLPDRSGLEVCRELRGSAATDGVPIIMVTALGEPADKVSGLDLGADDYMVKPVDIPELLARIRALLRRHQSGAGDGAAAITVDGFVIQPERLSVGRNGSEAVQLTALEFKLLYQLASRPDETFSRHQLQTLVWGQEHSNTERAVDVLVNRLRGKLDALPEGGSIVRTVRGVGYRFRG; encoded by the coding sequence ATGGCCAACGAGCGTGTACTGATCGTCGAGGACGATCGGAGTACCTTGCGTATGCTTGCCGAGAGCGTCGAGGCGGCCGGATACCGCGCCAACGTGGAGCGGACCGCGGCTGCCGGCGTGGCGTCGGCGCGTGCGCAGAGGCCCGATCTCATCATCCTCGATCTCGTGTTGCCGGACCGCAGCGGGCTGGAAGTCTGCCGCGAACTGCGCGGAAGCGCGGCCACGGATGGCGTTCCCATCATCATGGTCACCGCCCTGGGCGAGCCCGCGGACAAGGTCAGCGGGCTGGATCTCGGCGCCGACGACTACATGGTGAAGCCGGTGGACATCCCGGAGCTGCTCGCGCGGATCCGGGCGCTCCTGCGGCGGCACCAGAGCGGTGCGGGCGACGGGGCGGCGGCCATCACGGTCGATGGGTTCGTCATCCAGCCGGAGCGGCTGAGTGTAGGCCGCAACGGCAGCGAGGCCGTGCAGCTGACGGCGCTGGAGTTCAAGCTGCTGTATCAGCTGGCCAGCCGGCCCGACGAGACCTTCAGCCGGCACCAGTTGCAGACCCTGGTCTGGGGCCAGGAGCACAGCAACACGGAGCGCGCGGTGGACGTGCTGGTCAACCGGCTGCGCGGCAAGCTCGATGCGCTGCCGGAGGGCGGGAGCATCGTGCGCACGGTGCGCGGCGTCGGCTACCGCTTCCGCGGCTGA
- a CDS encoding CCA tRNA nucleotidyltransferase, translating into MLEFADQRYGTPAEDARRRDLTINGLFYSIGDFSVIDYVGGLDDLAAGVIRSIGDPDERFRGDPVRMIRALRHAGRTGFRIDPETWDAIVRHRALLADCSKARLLEEFYRDLRGGAALPSLRLMRETGVLAELLPALDQFLPAVAEGEPLPLPWRRLELLDACVAQGEDFDNGLLLGLLLAFPLLDTLEAQEASGSRPDTGRVAYRFLKPLTARLGVARRDTEHLFLIALSQRRLARCLEGHPVPGFFRSKPYFPSAYRLFELDAQARGLTPPPLIFGAGKRRRSRRRRRRRSERT; encoded by the coding sequence CTGCTGGAGTTCGCCGACCAGCGCTACGGGACCCCCGCCGAGGACGCCCGCCGGCGCGACCTCACCATCAACGGGCTCTTCTACAGCATCGGCGACTTCAGCGTGATCGACTACGTGGGCGGACTCGACGACCTCGCCGCCGGCGTCATCCGCAGCATCGGCGACCCCGACGAGCGCTTCCGCGGCGATCCCGTCCGCATGATCCGCGCGCTGCGCCACGCCGGCCGCACCGGCTTTCGCATCGATCCCGAGACCTGGGACGCCATCGTCCGCCACCGCGCGCTGCTGGCCGACTGCAGCAAGGCGCGCCTGCTCGAGGAGTTCTATCGCGACCTGCGCGGCGGCGCGGCCCTGCCCAGCCTCCGCCTGATGCGGGAGACGGGCGTGCTGGCCGAGCTGCTCCCCGCGCTCGACCAGTTCCTGCCCGCGGTGGCCGAGGGCGAGCCGCTGCCGCTGCCCTGGCGGCGTCTCGAGCTGCTGGACGCCTGCGTGGCCCAGGGCGAGGACTTCGACAACGGCCTCCTCCTCGGCCTGCTGCTCGCGTTTCCGCTCCTGGACACCCTCGAGGCGCAGGAGGCGTCCGGCAGCCGGCCCGACACCGGCCGCGTCGCCTACCGCTTCCTCAAGCCGCTCACGGCCCGGCTGGGCGTGGCGCGCCGGGATACCGAGCACCTCTTCCTCATCGCGCTCAGCCAGCGCCGGCTGGCGCGCTGCCTCGAGGGCCATCCCGTGCCCGGCTTCTTCCGCAGCAAGCCCTACTTCCCGTCGGCCTACCGGCTCTTCGAGCTGGACGCCCAGGCGCGCGGCCTGACGCCGCCCCCGCTGATCTTCGGCGCGGGCAAGCGCCGGCGCTCGCGGCGTCGTCGGCGGCGGCGCTCCGAGCGGACCTAG
- the truD gene encoding tRNA pseudouridine(13) synthase TruD, with protein MSADGPWHPWQSLPFPADGPGAGLEYPADADRFHVEELPLYEPCGEGEHLYLDIEKRELDTPGLAALIAARLGLPAASVGWAGRKDRNATARQRLSVPRRESEGRLDALEDPRLRLLGASPHRNKLRLGHLRGNRFRLLLRGSAPLGPLREALDALVATGMPNYFGPQRFGLEGDNHQRGRALLGTPNARRGRAQRFLHSAFQSSLFNRVCAARAAAGPGLLDGDLAWIHAKGAVFRVEDLSAEAPRAERLEISASGPLPGRQMLLPADAAGELEARELALGGWREEFGRQLRGGRRPLRIPLLEASLEAYDEGAQLTVTLPPGSYASVLLACLGLRVPAGGRDSEED; from the coding sequence GTGTCCGCCGACGGTCCCTGGCACCCCTGGCAGTCGCTGCCCTTTCCCGCCGACGGCCCCGGCGCCGGGCTGGAATACCCGGCCGACGCCGACCGCTTCCACGTGGAGGAGCTGCCCCTCTACGAGCCCTGCGGCGAGGGGGAGCACCTCTACCTGGACATCGAGAAGCGGGAGCTGGACACCCCGGGCCTCGCGGCGCTGATCGCGGCGCGGCTCGGACTGCCGGCGGCGAGCGTCGGCTGGGCGGGGCGCAAGGACCGCAACGCCACCGCGCGGCAGCGCCTGTCCGTGCCGCGGCGGGAGAGCGAGGGCCGTCTCGACGCGCTCGAGGACCCGCGACTGCGGCTCCTGGGCGCGAGCCCGCATCGCAACAAGCTGCGCCTGGGTCATCTGCGCGGGAACCGCTTCCGGCTCCTCCTGCGCGGGAGCGCGCCGCTGGGCCCGCTGCGCGAGGCGCTGGACGCGCTGGTCGCCACCGGCATGCCGAACTACTTCGGTCCCCAGCGCTTCGGACTCGAAGGCGACAACCATCAGCGCGGGCGCGCCCTGCTGGGCACGCCGAACGCCCGCCGCGGACGCGCCCAGCGCTTCCTGCACAGCGCCTTCCAGTCGTCGCTCTTCAACCGCGTCTGCGCGGCGCGCGCGGCGGCGGGCCCCGGCCTGCTCGACGGCGACCTCGCCTGGATCCACGCCAAGGGGGCGGTCTTCCGCGTGGAGGATCTGTCCGCCGAGGCGCCGCGCGCGGAGCGGCTCGAGATCAGCGCCAGCGGTCCGCTGCCCGGCCGGCAGATGCTGCTGCCCGCGGACGCCGCGGGCGAACTCGAGGCGCGGGAGCTCGCGCTGGGTGGCTGGCGCGAGGAGTTCGGCCGTCAGCTGCGGGGGGGGCGTCGTCCGCTGCGCATCCCGCTGCTGGAGGCGTCGCTCGAGGCGTACGACGAGGGCGCGCAGCTCACGGTGACGCTGCCCCCGGGCAGCTACGCGTCGGTGCTGCTGGCCTGCCTGGGGCTGCGCGTCCCGGCGGGCGGCAGGGACAGCGAGGAGGACTGA
- a CDS encoding deoxynucleoside kinase, with amino-acid sequence MSEFFHMVLAGNIGAGKTTVSRLLSERLGWRSYVERVDDNPFLADFYQDMSRWAFALQLTFLANRLEDHRLIAERAESAIQDRSLHEDALIFARNLYDSGRMSEGEWRTYRRLYTQMLALLRPPDLLVYLRRSLAGLLRNIRQRGRDYEADIDPAYLERLNAYYEEWIASRPSERILVVDADALDFVDGSADLELLAAQVLAACPQRELFPSAQASPLAVPADARFALLEP; translated from the coding sequence GTGTCCGAGTTCTTTCACATGGTGCTGGCCGGCAACATCGGCGCGGGCAAGACCACGGTGAGCCGCCTGCTGAGCGAGCGCCTGGGCTGGCGCAGCTACGTCGAGCGCGTGGACGACAACCCCTTCCTGGCCGACTTCTACCAGGACATGTCGCGCTGGGCCTTCGCCCTGCAGCTCACCTTCCTCGCCAACCGCCTGGAGGACCACCGCCTCATCGCCGAGCGGGCCGAGAGCGCGATCCAGGACCGCTCCCTGCACGAGGACGCGCTCATCTTCGCCCGCAACCTCTACGACTCCGGCCGCATGAGCGAGGGCGAGTGGCGCACCTACCGGCGCCTCTACACGCAGATGCTCGCCCTGCTGCGTCCGCCCGACCTGCTGGTCTACCTGCGCCGTAGCCTGGCGGGGCTGCTGAGGAACATCCGCCAGCGCGGGCGGGACTACGAGGCGGACATCGATCCGGCCTACCTCGAGCGGCTGAACGCCTACTACGAGGAGTGGATCGCCTCGCGGCCGAGCGAGCGCATCCTCGTGGTGGACGCCGACGCGCTGGACTTCGTGGACGGCTCCGCCGACCTCGAACTGCTGGCCGCCCAGGTGCTGGCGGCCTGCCCGCAGCGCGAGCTCTTTCCCTCGGCCCAGGCGTCGCCGCTGGCCGTGCCCGCGGACGCCCGCTTCGCGCTGCTCGAACCCTGA
- a CDS encoding DNA-3-methyladenine glycosylase, with product MDAAPLGPDFFARPVLRVARDLLGRRLVRVLNGERLALRIVETEAYAGADDPASHARGGPTARNRVMFGPPGHSYVYLVYGLHHCLNLVCEREGRAAAVLLRAGEPEEGLERMAALRAGRPRRDWARGPGRLCAALGLDLRHDGLALPHAELWLEPGRPPGRGRVEAGPRVGVDYAGEAAGWPWRFKEKASPWTSRP from the coding sequence GTGGACGCAGCGCCGCTGGGCCCCGACTTCTTCGCGCGCCCGGTCCTGCGCGTGGCGCGGGACCTGCTCGGCCGCCGCCTCGTGCGCGTGCTGAACGGCGAGCGCCTCGCCCTGCGCATCGTGGAGACCGAGGCCTACGCCGGCGCGGACGACCCCGCCAGCCACGCGCGCGGCGGGCCCACGGCGCGCAACCGCGTCATGTTCGGCCCGCCCGGCCACAGCTACGTCTACCTGGTCTACGGGCTGCACCACTGCCTCAACCTCGTCTGCGAGCGGGAGGGCCGCGCGGCCGCCGTGCTGCTGCGCGCCGGCGAACCGGAAGAGGGGCTGGAGCGCATGGCCGCGCTCCGCGCGGGCCGTCCTCGGCGCGACTGGGCCCGAGGCCCCGGCCGCCTCTGCGCGGCCCTGGGACTGGACCTGCGCCACGACGGCCTCGCCCTCCCCCATGCCGAGCTATGGCTGGAGCCCGGCCGCCCGCCGGGGCGCGGACGCGTCGAGGCCGGGCCGCGCGTGGGCGTCGACTACGCGGGCGAGGCGGCCGGCTGGCCCTGGCGATTCAAGGAGAAGGCGAGCCCCTGGACGAGCCGCCCCTAG
- a CDS encoding saccharopine dehydrogenase NADP-binding domain-containing protein, whose amino-acid sequence MRALVLGAGLQGSAAAYDLLVHGGATALTLVDADPAALARCQDALPALGERGAVTRALDLADPAALAPLLADADACFSALPYFLNLPVAEACARAGVHYVDLGGNTAIVQRTLELDPLARASGATLVPDCGLAPGLAATVCMAAIEGMRAVDALRIRVGGLPQHPRPPLDYSLFFSVHGLINEYMGEAILLRDGELATVPTLEDVESLDFPAPIGRCEAFATLGGTSTLPWTLKGRVRNLDYKTVRYPGHVDKIRLLKTLGFFDEAPVAVAGAPVSPRALSAALLTRALWEEDVRDVVVFRVEAEGVGPDGPCRRRYQMIDWYDGLTGLSAMRRTTAFPAAVVLQLIAAGEGAGAGAHSLELAVPPSRVLEELARRGVVIERSETSL is encoded by the coding sequence ATGCGCGCCCTCGTGCTCGGCGCCGGCCTGCAGGGCAGCGCGGCGGCCTACGACCTGCTCGTCCACGGCGGTGCCACGGCGCTGACCCTGGTGGACGCCGACCCCGCCGCCCTCGCCCGCTGCCAGGACGCGCTGCCCGCCCTTGGCGAGCGCGGCGCGGTCACCCGGGCGCTCGATCTCGCCGACCCCGCCGCCCTCGCGCCGCTGCTGGCCGACGCCGACGCCTGCTTCAGCGCGCTGCCCTACTTCCTCAACCTGCCCGTGGCCGAGGCCTGCGCGCGCGCGGGCGTCCACTACGTGGACCTGGGCGGCAACACGGCCATCGTGCAGCGGACGCTCGAGCTGGACCCGCTGGCGCGCGCGAGCGGCGCCACGCTGGTGCCGGACTGCGGCCTCGCCCCCGGGCTGGCCGCCACCGTCTGCATGGCCGCCATCGAGGGGATGCGCGCAGTGGACGCGCTGCGCATCCGCGTGGGCGGGCTGCCGCAACACCCGCGGCCGCCCCTGGACTACAGTCTCTTCTTCAGCGTCCACGGGCTGATCAACGAGTACATGGGCGAGGCCATCCTGCTCCGCGACGGCGAGCTGGCCACCGTGCCCACCCTCGAGGACGTGGAGAGCCTCGACTTCCCCGCGCCCATCGGCCGCTGCGAGGCCTTCGCCACGCTCGGCGGCACCAGCACGCTGCCCTGGACGCTGAAGGGCCGCGTCCGCAATCTCGACTACAAGACGGTCCGCTACCCGGGCCACGTGGACAAGATCCGCCTCCTCAAGACGCTCGGCTTCTTCGACGAGGCGCCCGTCGCCGTGGCGGGCGCGCCGGTCAGCCCGCGCGCGCTGTCCGCGGCGCTGCTCACCCGCGCGCTCTGGGAAGAGGACGTGCGCGACGTGGTCGTCTTCCGCGTCGAAGCCGAAGGCGTCGGGCCGGACGGGCCCTGCCGCCGCCGCTACCAGATGATCGACTGGTATGACGGTCTCACCGGGCTCTCCGCCATGCGCCGCACCACGGCCTTCCCGGCCGCGGTGGTGCTGCAGCTCATCGCCGCGGGGGAGGGCGCCGGTGCGGGCGCCCACTCGCTCGAGCTCGCCGTGCCGCCCTCGCGCGTGCTGGAGGAGCTGGCGCGGCGCGGCGTCGTGATCGAACGCAGCGAGACCTCGCTCTAG